The following coding sequences are from one Campylobacter sp. RM16187 window:
- a CDS encoding tautomerase family protein encodes MPFVNIKVSAPEPSKEQKKQIIAEVTDTLVRVLGKDPAAVLVMIETLEVESIGKNGLSLEDLRSKK; translated from the coding sequence ATGCCATTTGTAAATATCAAAGTTTCAGCCCCCGAACCCTCAAAAGAGCAAAAAAAGCAGATCATCGCCGAAGTTACCGATACTCTAGTAAGAGTACTTGGCAAAGATCCCGCCGCGGTTCTTGTGATGATAGAAACACTTGAGGTTGAAAGTATCGGCAAAAACGGACTTAGTTTAGAAGATTTAAGGAGTAAAAAATGA